In Vitis vinifera cultivar Pinot Noir 40024 chromosome 17, ASM3070453v1, one genomic interval encodes:
- the LOC100251886 gene encoding autophagy-related protein 16-like, which translates to MTDNSNMEGIQDDVKDPYSPPRKRIKTDDEASASQENAVNFSGSLVPTALKYKIHAHEGGCSSILFPFNSQNLISGGKDNTIKIWDTSTGALTSLLQGFQGSVYDLAISSDNSFLAAALTSRKLCVWELNTGQIRQTLTGHSQKVCAVDVGKVLSRYIVSAGSDQMIKVWDLQQDYPVCSRYISSACNAISFSSDETTICSGHANGKVIFSKVNRFWMNHSSEVEAHTQSVTSICPLQNGSLILSSGRDNWHNLIDTRTMQICSKFRTRCSRVASNWSRVCVSSDDNYAVVGSADGSVYVWSMQMGRMVNALKGHTAPVLACSWSGMGMPLASTDSDGTICIWS; encoded by the coding sequence GACAACAGCAACATGGAAGGAATTCAAGATGACGTCAAGGATCCATATTCTCCACCAAGAAAAAGGATAAAGACCGATGATGAAGCCAGTGCAAGCCAAGAAAATGCTGTGAACTTCTCTGGATCCTTAGTTCCCACTGCACTCAAATACAAGATCCATGCCCATGAAGGTGGCTGCAGCTCCATTTTATTCCCatttaattctcaaaatttgATCAGTGGGGGAAAGGACAACACGATAAAGATATGGGACACAAGCACTGGGGCACTTACCAGCCTTCTTCAAGGCTTCCAAGGCTCAGTTTATGATCTTGCCATCAGCTCTGACAACAGCTTCCTTGCTGCAGCTCTCACATCCCGAAAATTGTGTGTATGGGAATTGAATACTGGTCAAATTCGCCAGACTCTCACAGGCCACAGCCAAAAGGTTTGTGCTGTGGATGTGGGCAAGGTCCTTAGCCGCTATATAGTTAGTGCTGGGAGTGATCAAATGATAAAAGTATGGGACTTGCAGCAAGACTATCCTGTCTGTTCTCGATATATCTCCAGTGCTTGCAATGCTATAAGCTTTTCCTCGGATGAAACCACAATTTGTTCAGGCCATGCCAATGGAAAGGTCATATTCAGCAAAGTCAATAGATTTTGGATGAATCATAGCAGTGAAGTTGAGGCTCATACACAGTCTGTGACTTCAATCTGCCCACTTCAAAATGGGAGTCTCATACTGAGCAGTGGAAGGGATAATTGGCACAATTTGATTGATACCCGGACAATGCAAATCTGCAGTAAATTCAGAACCAGGTGCAGCAGAGTGGCTTCTAATTGGAGCCGGGTGTGTGTCAGTTCTGATGACAATTATGCAGTTGTGGGCTCAGCTGATGGATCAGTCTATGTGTGGTCTATGCAGATGGGAAGAATGGTGAATGCTCTGAAGGGGCATACTGCTCCTGTTCTCGCTTGTTCATGGAGCGGTATGGGGATGCCACTGGCCTCTACTGATAGTGATGGAACTATTTGTATTTGGTCTTGA
- the LOC100245008 gene encoding autophagy-related protein 16 gives MSQDEVAVDAIKHALKALRKRHLLEEGAHAPAIVALSKPFIYQGSEWKDKAENLEVELQQCYRAQARLSEQLVVEVAECRASKALVQEKEAIINDIQNELTKTRDECLQLKVIVEEKTKALELVMSENQELKAQLQEMTVKAKNIEAENKMLIDRWMLQKMQEAEHLNEANALYQDFKDQLKASGIAQLARQQVDGVVRQSEEGAQYYGESTVPNTCKHRIHAHEGGCAAILFEYNSGNLISGGHDRAVKMWDTNTGSLTRTLYGCVGSVLDLAITHDNRSIIAASSSNNLCVWDVNSGRIRHTLTGHMDKVCSVDVSKISSRHVASAAYDRTIKVWDLQKGYCINTIIFHSNCNALCFSTDGQTICSGHVDGNLRLWDIQTGKLLSEVAAHSLAITSISLSRNGSVVLTSGRDNLHNLFDMRSLEVCGTLRANGNRVASNWSRSCISADDNYVAAGSTDGSVHIWSILTAEIVSTLKEHTASVLSCSWSGLGKPLASSDKSGIVYTWT, from the exons AT GTCACAGGATGAGGTGGCGGTTGATGCTATTAAACACGCTCTAAAGGCTCTGCGGAAGCGGCATTTGCTAGAGGAAGGCGCTCATGCTCCGGCTATCGTAGCTCTTTCCAAGCCTTTTATTTATCAG GGATCTGAATGGAAAGATAAAGCAGAAAATCTTGAAGTGGAACTACAGCAATGTTACAGAGCTCAAGCTAGATTATCAGAACAGCTTGTGGTGGAAGTGGCTGAATGCAGAGCTTCAAAAGCCTTGGTTCAAGAGAAAGAAGCAATAATCAATGATATACAAAATGAGCTTACTAAAACAAG GGATGAATGCTTGCAACTAAAAGTTATTGTAGAAGAAAAGACTAAAGCTTTAGAATTAGTTATGAGTGAGAATCAGGAGCTTAAAGCACAGCTACAAGAGATGACTGTGAAAGCTAAGAATATAGAGGCTGAAAATAAGATGTTGATTGATCGCTGGATGTTGCAAAAGATGCAGGAGGCTGAACACCTGAATGAG gctAATGCTCTTTATCAAGATTTTAAAGATCAGCTCAAGGCCAGTGGTATAGCACAACTTGCTCGGCAGCAAGTGGATGGTGTGGTACGCCAAAGTGAAGAAGGTGCCCAGTACTATGGGGAATCAACTGTTCCGAATACATGTAAGCACAGGATCCATGCCCATGAGGGTGGCTGTGCAGCTATATTGTTTGAGTACAACTCTGGCAATTTGATTAGTGGGGGACATGACCGGGCAGTCAAAATGTGGGATACAAACACTGGATCATTAACTCGCACTCTTTATGGTTGTGTGGGCTCTGTTCTTGATCTTGCTATTACACATGATAACAGATCCATAATTGCTGCAAGCAGCTCAAATAACTTGTGTGTATGGGATGTGAACTCAGGTCGGATCCGTCATACTCTTACAGGCCACATGGATAAAGTTTGTTCTGTAGATGTGAGCAAAATTTCAAGTCGTCATGTTGCAAGTGCAGCTTATGACCGTACTATAAAAGTTTGGGATTTGCAGAAAGGTTATTGTATCAACACTATCATTTTCCACAGCAACTGCAATGCACTTTGCTTCAGCACAGATGGACAAACCATTTGTTCAGGTCATGTTGATGGAAATCTTCGATTGTGGGATATTCAGACAGGAAAACTACTTAGTGAAGTTGCTGCTCATTCACTTGCTATTACATCTATCTCTTTGTCTCGAAATGGGAGTGTGGTATTAACAAGTGGGAGAGACAACTTGCATAATTTATTTGATATGCGGTCTCTGGAAGTTTGTGGCACATTAAGAGCGAATGGAAACAGGGTGGCATCTAATTGGAGCCGATCCTGTATAAGTGCAGATGACAACTATGTTGCTGCTGGATCCACTGATGGATCTGTGCATATTTGGTCAATACTAACAGCAGAAATAGTGAGTACTCTAAAGGAACACACTGCTTCAGTTCTAAGTTGTTCATGGAGTGGACTTGGAAAACCTCTAGCCTCCTCTGATAAGAGTGGAATTGTTTATACATGGACATGA
- the LOC100257018 gene encoding putative multidrug resistance protein, producing MGKLDLETQKDDTLTSKPEGNEKIEKDDVSSTKPEESGKPATPSGSLRSILRYSDWKDMVLMTLGTFGCVADGLTMSAMMLVISKLMNAYAVTSLSLADIDKYALALLYVALGIGAGSFLEGFCWARTAERQTSRLRRKYLQAVLRQDVGFFERTHGASMTSQVVSSISTDILVIQGVLSEKLPNFIMNIAMFITSQMTALYLCWRLAIVAIPALSMLIIPGIVYGKLLSGLGEKIQEAYSVAGGIVEQAISSIRTVYSYVGEERTVKSYSVALEPILKLGIKQGLMKGMAIGSIGVTYAVWALQGWYGSILVTDKGVKGGNVFTTGVCIIYGGLALGSSFLNVKHFTEANAAAALILEMIERVPSIDSADQQGKTITEVKGELVFEEIDFAYPSRPGNLVLRKFNLKVVACQTVGLVGSSGSGKSTVINLLQRFYDPLGGEILLDGIGIKSLQLKWLRSQMGLVAQEPILFATTVKENILFGKEEASQEEIVQAAKAANAHNFISQLPNGYDTLVGQLGIQMSEGQKQRISIARALLRDPRILLLDEATSALDSQSEKAVQDAFNQASLGRTTIIVAHRLSALRNADLIAVIQSGEVVEAGSHDQLIQNRHGPYSAMVQLQKTTFMKDEIISEPKGNESHNSTSTTEEAAPTAEIANKLSPQLPSHQTNSNQQSEDHYSPPSIWQLMWMTTPEWKPTLVGCIGALIFGLVQPMSSFCMGALLAVYFINDHDEIRSQTKMYCFAFLAFAIFAFITNVIQHYHFGVMGENLTRRVREASLTKILTFEIEWFDQEHNSTGALCSRLSVDSTMARTLVADRLSLLTQAISAAALAVILGMVLAWKLAIVVTALQPFIIGAFYTRAVMMRSMSKKILKAQNKSSELASEAVGNHRIITAFYSQEKVLSLFEVTQKDPKNESLKQSWYAGLGLFTSQFLTSGSAGLIFWYGGRLLYNKEISYKHLFQTFFILVATGRLIAETGSMTADLSKGTNALKSVFMTLERKSKMDPDEIKGIKPEKLIGDIEFKEVDFFYPTRPKQMILMGVSLKVDAGKVVALVGQSGSGKSTVIRMIERFYDPSKGSIEVDGIDIKHYNLRALRLHIALVSQEPTLFAGTIQENIAYAKENASEAEIIEAATVANAHEFISSMKDGYATYCGERGVQLSGGQKQRLALARAILKNPAILLLDEATSALDVKLESLVQDALEKTMVGRTCLVVAHRLSTIQKSDKISVIDDGKIVEEGSHGELLAKGEKGAYFSLVKLQQHATMEKRELNLIGRNIEPSKDE from the exons ATGGGAAAACTCGATTTAGAAACACAAAAGGATGATACATTAACAAGCAAACcagaaggaaatgaaaaaatagaGAAGGATGATGTATCATCAACCAAACCTGAAGAAAGTGGGAAACCTGCAACTCCATCTGGGTCATTACGGTCGATTTTGAGATACTCGGACTGGAAGGACATGGTGTTGATGACACTGGGGACGTTTGGCTGTGTTGCAGACGGATTAACCATGTCAGCTATGATGCTGGTTATCAGCAAACTGATGAATGCTTACGCCGTTACATCTCTCTCCCTTGCAGACATAGATAAG TACGCATTGGCCTTACTCTATGTAGCACTTGGCATAGGTGCGGGTTCATTTCTAG AAGGATTTTGTTGGGCACGCACCGCAGAAAGGCAAACTTCTAGACTGCGCAGGAAATATTTACAAGCAGTTCTGCGGCAAGATGTTGGATTCTTCGAGAGAACTCATGGCGCATCCATGACCTCCCAAGTAGTCTCAAGTATTTCAACAGACATTCTTGTCATACAAGGAGTTCTCAGTGAGAAG CTTCCAAATTTCATCATGAATATAGCAATGTTCATCACATCTCAAATGACTGCTCTGTACCTCTGTTGGAGACTGGCTATTGTTGCCATTCCTGCACTTTCCATGTTGATTATTCCAGGAATAGTATATGGAAAGCTGTTATCAGGGCTTGGAGAGAAGATACAAGAAGCTTATTCTGTTGCTGGAGGAATTGTGGAGCAGGCAATATCATCAATCAGGACTGTTTATTCTTATGTTGGAGAGGAAAGAACAGTGAAAAGCTATTCAGTTGCACTGGAACCGATTTTAAAGCTAGGGATCAAACAAGGACTGATGAAGGGAATGGCCATTGGCAGCATAGGAGTTACATATGCCGTTTGGGCACTACAGGGGTGGTATGGGAGCATTTTGGTCACTGACAAAGGAGTTAAAGGTGGCAATGTTTTCACTACAGGAGTGTGCATAATATACGGAGGACT TGCTCTTGGCAGTTCTTTCCTCAATGTGAAGCACTTTACTGAAGCAAATGCAGCAGCTGCACTTATTTTAGAAATGATTGAGCGTGTACCAAGCATAGATTCTGCAGATCAACAAGGCAAAACCATCACCGAAGTCAAAGGTGAATTGGTGTTTGAGGAAATTGATTTTGCATATCCATCACGGCCAGGAAACTTAGTATTAAGAAAATTCAATCTTAAAGTGGTTGCTTGCCAGACTGTTGGATTGGTGGGTAGCAGTGGTTCAGGTAAATCTACTGTGATTAATTTGCTCCAAAGATTCTATGATCCTCTTGGGGGAGAGATACTGTTGGATGGGATTGGCATAAAAAGCCTTCAGCTAAAATGGTTACGAAGCCAGATGGGTCTAGTTGCCCAAGAGCCTATACTTTTTGCAACCACAGTCAAAGAGAATATTCTATTTGGAAAAGAGGAGGCCTCACAGGAGGAGATAGTTCAAGCAGCTAAAGCTGCCAATGCACATAACTTCATTTCACAACTACCCAATGGATATGACACCCTG GTAGGACAATTGGGTATTCAGATGTCTGAAGGGCAGAAACAAAGGATTTCCATTGCAAGGGCATTGCTAAGAGATCCAAGAATCCTGCTGCTTGATGAAGCCACTAGTGCATTGGATTCCCAGTCTGAAAAGGCTGTCCAGGATGCTTTCAATCAGGCATCATTAGGAAGAACCACTATAATTGTTGCACATCGCCTGTCTGCACTGCGTAATGCTGACTTGATTGCTGTTATTCAATCTGGAGAAGTAGTGGAAGCTGGTTCCCATGACCAACTTATACAAAACAGGCACGGGCCATACTCAGCAATGGTGCAGCTGCAGAAAACAACATTCATGAAAGATGAAATCATATCAGAGCCTAAAGGAAATGAAAGTCACAATTCCACCTCCACCACTGAAGAAGCTGCCCCCACTGCAGAAATAGCAAACAAATTGAGTCCTCAGTTACCTAGTCATCAGACAAACAGCAACCAACAGTCAGAAGATCATTACAGCCCCCCATCTATATGGCAACTGATGTGGATGACAACACCAGAGTGGAAGCCAACCCTAGTCGGTTGCATTGGTGCTCTTATCTTTGGATTAGTTCAGCCAATGAGCTCTTTCTGCATGGGTGCACTTCTAGCTGTTTACTTCATCAATGACCATGATGAGATTAGATCACAAACAAAAATGTACTGTTTTGCCTTCTTAGCCTTTGCTATCTTTGCTTTCATCACCAATGTCATTCAGCATTACCACTTTGGTGTTATGGGAGAGAACCTAACAAGAAGGGTCAGGGAGGCAAGCCTCACAAAGATCTTGACATTTGAGATCGAATGGTTTGATCAAGAACACAACAGCACTGGGGCTCTCTGTTCGAGATTATCTGTGGATTCGACCATGGCAAGAACTCTTGTTGCTGATCGGTTGTCACTGTTGACTCAAGCCATCTCTGCTGCAGCTTTAGCAGTTATTTTGGGTATGGTTTTAGCTTGGAAACTTGCCATTGTAGTTACCGCTTTACAACCATTCATCATAGGTGCTTTTTATACTAGAGCAGTAATGATGAGGAGTATGTCCAAGAAAATCTTGAAAGCGCAGAATAAGAGCAGTGAATTAGCAAGTGAGGCTGTTGGGAACCACAGAATCATTACTGCATTCTATTCTCAGGAAAAGGTTTTGTCACTTTTTGAGGTTACACAGAAAGATCCCAAGAATGAGAGCCTTAAACAATCTTGGTATGCTGGGCTTGGGCTATTTACCTCACAGTTCCTCACTTCTGGTAGTGCAGGACTAATTTTCTGGTATGGAGGGAGGCTGCTATACAATAAAGAAATTTCATATAAGCACCTGTTTCAGACATTTTTCATCCTGGTGGCAACAGGGAGACTTATTGCAGAAACGGGGAGCATGACTGCTGATTTATCAAAGGGCACAAATGCATTAAAGTCAGTTTTTATGACTCTAGAAAGAAAGAGCAAAATGGACCCAGATGAAATCAAAGGGATAAAACCAGAAAAGCTTATTGGAGATATCGAATTTAAAGAGGTGGATTTCTTTTATCCAACAAGACCAAAACAGATGATATTGATGGGTGTAAGCCTAAAGGTTGATGCTGGAAAAGTAGTGGCATTAGTTGGCCAAAGTGGATCTGGAAAATCTACTGTCATCAGAATGATTGAGAGATTCTATGACCCATCAAAAGGATCTATTGAAGTTGATGGAATTGACATCAAACACTACAATCTAAGAGCTTTAAGGTTACATATTGCATTGGTAAGTCAGGAGCCCACTCTATTTGCAGGAACCATCCAGGAAAACATTGCATATGCGAAAGAGAATGCAAGTGAAGCTGAGATTATTGAAGCGGCCACTGTAGCAAATGCCCATGAATTTATAAG TTCCATGAAGGATGGTTATGCAACCTATTGTGGGGAAAGAGGTGTGCAACTATCAGGAGGGCAAAAGCAGAGATTAGCTCTTGCTCGAGCAATCTTGAAAAATCCTGCAATATTGCTTTTAGATGAGGCAACGAGTGCATTGGATGTCAAATTGGAGAGCCTTGTTCAAGATGCACTGGAGAAGACCATGGTTGGTCGGACATGCCTGGTTGTAGCTCATCGACtgtccacaattcaaaaatCAGATAAAATATCAGTGATTGATGATGGGAAGATTGTGGAAGAGGGGTCGCATGGTGAGCTACTTGCAAAGGGAGAAAAAGGTGCATATTTTTCACTTGTAAAACTCCAACAGCATGCCACCATGGAGAAGAGAGAGCTCAATTTAATTGGTAGGAACATCGAGCCATCCAAGGATGAATGA
- the LOC100250141 gene encoding vignain has protein sequence MPIRNLQLLHLLSLVLFLHSHLLSSIWLFFHSSIYTWFRVSQLPSKYQKMKRFFVVALSLVLVVGIVESFDFHQKELETEESLWNLYERWRSHHTVSRSLDEKHKRFNVFKENVNFVHEFNKKDEPYKLKLNKFADMTNHEFRSTYAGSKVNHHRMFRGSQHAAGSFMYEKVKSVPPSVDWRKKGAVTPIKDQGQCGSCWAFSTVVAVEGINHIKTNKLVSLSEQELVDCDTSENQGCNGGLMGYAFEFIKEKGGITTEQSYPYTAEDGTCDVSKVNSPVVSIDGHETVPPNNEDALLKAAANQPISVAIDAGGSAFQFYSEGVFAGRCGTDLDHGVAIVGYGTTLDGTKYWIVKNSWGTDWGENGYIRMKRGISAKEGLCGIAVEASYPIKNSSTNPVGAPSSLKDEL, from the exons ATGCCCATAAGGAACCTTCAACTTCTTCATTTATTATCACTTGTTTTGTTCCTGCACTCCCATCTCTTATCTTCCATTTGGTTATTCTTTCATTCTTCTATATATACCTGGTTCAGAGTCTCTCAGTTGCCATCCAAGTATCAGAAAATGAAGCGGTTTTTCGTGGTTGCTCTCTCATTGGTTTTGGTTGTTGGGATTGTTGAGAGTTTTGATTTCCATCAGAAAGAGTTGGAGACTGAAGAAAGTTTGTGGAATTTGTATGAGAGGTGGAGGAGCCATCACACTGTGTCTAGGAGTCTGGATGAGAAGCACAAGCGCTTTAATGTGTTCAAGGAGAATGTGAATTTTGTCCATGAGTTCAACAAGAAGGATGAGCCTTACAAGTTGAAACTCAACAAGTTTGCAGACATGACTAACCATGAGTTCAGAAGCACTTATGCCGGCTCAAAGGTGAACCACCACAGGATGTTCCGAGGGAGCCAACATGCAGCTGGGAGCTTCATGTATGAGAAGGTAAAGAGTGTCCCACCATCTGTTGATTGGAGGAAGAAAGGTGCTGTCACACCCATCAAGGATCAAGGCCAATGCG GTAGTTGCTGGGCATTTTCAACGGTTGTGGCGGTTGAAGGAATCAACCAtattaaaacaaacaaactagTTTCTTTGTCTGAGCAAGAGTTGGTGGACTGTGACACTTCAGAAAACCAGGGATGCAATGGAGGCCTAATGGGATATGCCTTTgaattcatcaaagaaaaagggGGTATAACAACAGAGCAGAGCTACCCTTACACAGCTGAAGATGGAACTTGTGATGTGTCAAAG GTGAATTCGCCAGTAGTGTCTATTGATGGCCATGAAACCGTACCTCCTAACAATGAGGACGCTTTGCTAAAAGCAGCTGCAAACCAACCGATATCCGTTGCCATAGATGCTGGGGGTTCTGCCTTCCAGTTCTACTCTGAG GGGGTGTTTGCAGGAAGATGTGGTACAGACCTAGATCATGGGGTGGCAATTGTGGGCTATGGAACAACTCTTGATGGGACCAAATACTGGATTGTGAAGAACTCATGGGGAACTGATTGGGGAGAGAACGGTTATATCAGGATGAAGCGAGGCATCTCTGCTAAGGAAGGACTCTGCGGTATAGCAGTGGAAGCTTCATATCCCATcaagaactcctcaacaaaccCTGTGGGAGCTCCATCCTCTCTCAAGGATGAGCTCTAA
- the LOC100255310 gene encoding peptide methionine sulfoxide reductase: MAANSTNPALERDPDRPDHPGLELAQFGAGCFWGVELAFQRLVGVVKTEVGFSQGHVPDPTYKLVCTGTTNHVEVVRVQFDPDVCPYSNLLSLFWSRHDPTSLNRQGADVGTQYRSGIYYYNEAQARLARESLEAKQKELNDKNIVTEILPAKRFYRAEEYHQQYLEKGGGKGLRQSAEKGCTDPIRCYG; encoded by the exons ATGGCGGCCAACAGCACTAACCCGGCTCTGGAACGGGATCCGGATCGCCCAGACCACCCGGGTCTGGAGTTGGCTCAATTCGGAGCAGGGTGCTTCTGGGGGGTGGAGCTTGCGTTTCAGCGACTTGTTGGGGTGGTGAAGACGGAGGTGGGGTTCTCTCAGGGCCACGTCCCTGACCCAACCTATAAGCTCGTCTGCACCGGAACCACCAACCATGTGGAGGTGGTTCGGGTCCAGTTCGACCCCGATGTGTGCCCCTACTCCAACCTCCTCTCTCTCTTCTGGTCTCGGCACGATCCCACCAGCCTCAATCGCCAG GGTGCTGATGTGGGCACACAGTACCGATCGGGGATATACTACTACAATGAGGCCCAGGCTCGTTTAGCTCGTGAATCATTGGAAGCTAAGCAGAAGGAGTTGAATGATAAGAACATTGTCACTGAAATTCTTCCAGCAAAGAGGTTTTACAGAGCAGAGGAGTACCATCAGCAATATCTGGAAAAGGGTGGAGGTAAAGGCTTACGCCAGTCTGCTGAAAAGGGCTGCACTGACCCCATCAGATGCTATGGTTGA
- the LOC100260390 gene encoding BTB/POZ and TAZ domain-containing protein 1: MYEHMELASDCDQISGAIREPDVYIVTSGGLRIPANASVLASVSPVLENILDRPRKYRRSEKIIPILGVPCDAVLAFVRFLYSSWCTDDEMETYGIHLLALSHVFLVPQLKQRCTKGLAKRLTNDNVVDVLQLARLCDAPDLYIKCMRLISDHFKTVEKTEGWMFLQDHDPHLELEIMQFMEESESRKKRSRRRREERCLYLQLSEAMECLEHICTEGCTSVGPYHLEPTTKKGPCGKFSTCHGLQMLIKHFGTCKKRVNGGCSRCKRMWQLLRLHSSICDQTDLCRVPLCRQFKLKAQQVKKGEDARWKLLVRKVVSAKAMSSLSLPKRKREEEPRQTLDHRHGLGSFRL; the protein is encoded by the exons ATGTACGAACATATGGAACTCGCCTCTGACTGCGATCAAATCTCCGGTGCAATTCGTGAGCCGGACGTTTATATCGTCACGTCTGGCGGACTTCGCATTCCGGCTAACGCTTCCGTCTTG GCTTCGGTTTCACCGGTACTGGAGAATATTCTGGATCGGCCACGGAAGTATCGGCGATCGGAGAAGATCATTCCGATCCTCGGCGTTCCCTGCGACGCCGTTTTGGCGTTCGTTCGGTTCCTCTATTCGTCGTG GTGTACAGACGATGAAATGGAGACGTATGGAATTCATCTGCTGGCTCTGTCGCATGTGTTTTTGGTCCCACAGCTGAAGCAGAGATGCACCAAAGGATTGGCTAAGCGGCTGACAAACGACAATGTAGTGGACGTGCTTCAGCTCGCGAGGCTCTGCGATGCCCCAGATCTCTACATTAAGTGCATGAGGTTGATCTCGGATCATTTCAAGACAGTGGAGAAGACTGAGGGTTGGATGTTTTTGCAAGATCACGACCCCCATCTCGAGCTCGAGATTATGCAGTTCATGGAAGAATCTGAATCG AGGAAGAAGCGAAGTAGGCGGCGTAGGGAGGAAAGGTGTTTGTATCTGCAGCTGAGCGAGGCGATGGAATGTTTGGAGCATATATGCACAGAAGGGTGCACGAGCGTTGGGCCCTACCATCTGGAGCCTACAACTAAGAAGGGGCCATGTGGGAAGTTTTCAACGTGTCATGGTCTGCAGATGCTAATTAAACACTTCGGGACCTGCAAGAAGAGGGTCAATGGAGGTTGCTCTCGGTGCAAGCGCATGTGGCAGCTCCTCCGCCTTCACTCCTCCATCTGTGACCAAACCGATTTGTGCAGAGTTCCTCTTTGCAG GCAATTCAAATTGAAAGCACAACAAGTGAAAAAGGGTGAGGATGCAAGGTGGAAGCTACTTGTAAGGAAGGTGGTGTCAGCCAAAGCCATGTCTTCCTTGTCCTTGCCTAAGAGGAAAAGGGAAGAGGAGCCAAGACAGACCCTGGATCACCGCCATGGACTTGGAAGCTTTAGACTGTGA